TTGCTCCTCTCGTGCCACGAAGTGTTTTATGCGTTGTCGAGGTAATCACATCTGCATAACCAACTGGCGAAGGATGAACGCCAGCAATGATTAAACCCGAAATATGAGCAATATCAGCCATTAATTTTGCGCCACAAGCATCTGCTATTTCCCGAAACTTTTTAAAGTCGACAATCCGAGGATATGCTGAATATCCACATATTATTACCACTGGTTTTTCTTTAATGGCAATGCGTTTTATTTCTTCATAATCTAAAACGCCGTTTTGGTCAACCTCGTAAGATACTGATTTGTAAAAAATGCCGCTGAAGCTAATTTTATACCCGTGTGTTAAGTGTCCTCCTGAGTTTAATGAAAGACCCATTATTTTATCGCCCGGTTTAGCAAGCGAAGCTAAAGCTGCGGCGTTAGCGACAGAACCAGAATATGGCTGTACATTTGCAAATTCAACTCCAAAAAGTTGTTTTAATCTTTCAATTGCTAAATTTTCAATAGCATCAACATTTTCACAGCCACCATAATATCTTTTACCAGGATATCCTTCGCCATATTTATTGGTCAAAACACTGCCGGTTGCTTTCAAAACGTCATTAGAAACGTAATTTTCTGATGCTATCAATTCAATGTGTTCATTTTGTCTTTTAATTTCTTTGTTTATTGCTTTTTCAACATCTTTGTCAATTAGTTTAATTTTTTTGTACATTTAGACTCCTAATTATATTGCGAACTTATAGCATCTATCGTAGTTGTATCCGCAGTAATTCGCAGTGTTATTTTTTTTACGTTTTGAATAATAAACGTATCAATTTGAGTAATTGAGTATATATTATGTGCTGAATTAATTTCATTAATTTTCGAACTAATCGGTTCATTCAATTCAAGGTTAAATGTTAAATCAATTGTTTTTAATGGTGTGCTGTCATATTGTTTGAATAGTTCAATTTTTTTTGTTGGTAAATCTTTAAATTCGGCAACCCATAAATTCAACTGAGAATAAGCTGGGTGAATTTTGCCAATTCAACCAATCATTTCTCCTTTGAAAAATATCTTAGCAGAAACGTTTGGGTGAATATACTTATTGTCCTTAAATGGCACAAATTCAAGATCGTAACATTTTGTGTAATTAATAATATCCTGTTTTATCTCATTGAAATCTTTGATATTCGATACTAAACCAATGGTATACTCATTGTAATTAATCATTCCTATTTCAAATAAACTAAAACTATCTAATTTGCGTTTAACATTGTACTCAGCTACTTTAAGCATGGAAGTAATAATTGAATTTCTAACAACTTCACGTTCTTTAGAAACGAATGTTTGTAATTTGACATCATTTGTAAATCCAAATGGATTTAATTTATTATTTTGCTCACTTTCCAGTGTAAAAGTAATGATTTCGTTATAGCCCATTGCCTGTAACAAGTTTTTACTGATATCTCTACGGTCGACTTTAAAAGGTTCTAGCAATGGTGGCTTTGGATCAAATTTAGTATAACCATAAAATCTAAAGTATTCTTCAATTACATCCTCATATCGCGCAATATCCTTGCGATATGGTGGTGCGATTACTCGATTTTTATCCATTTTAAAACCTAATTTCAGCAATTTAGCTTCAACCTCGCTAAATTGCTTTAAGTCTTTAATATCGCAATCAGCATACAGTGCTAATTTTTTACGATTTTGAGTAACGGATGTGCCTTTTCGTTTAGCTGGCAGACCAACTATATTTGAAAAGCTACGTTTATCTTGATAGGACTTAAATTGTAAGTATTGCATTCCAAAACGCACCATTTGTGTGTTTACGCCACGTCCCCCTTGGATACTTGATGCAGATTCCAATTTTATTTCCTTAGCTCCGTGACGTACTAATTTAGACTCAAATGAGCCAATTTCAAACAATATGTTTTTACTTTTTGCATCAACTGAGCTATTTTCCAATCCCATCACACAAGCAAGAGAAACCGGGCCATTTTTATCAACTATTGCTAAAACATTATTTACTTCAATTTCTTTATTTCCTAGAATATTGACTTTTCCACTGTATATCTCTGCTTTTAGGCGCGACTCAATTTTGGAGCAATCATATGAGTGAGTAGGAGCACCTGTGTATATTAATGCCATATTACTTACATCAATTGCTCAAATGTTTTTAGCCTCAATTCCGTGTTTAGCTAAAAACAGCATATCTAAAAGATTGGTTTTTGAATTTGATAGCTTAATTTGAATAAAACTAAGAGCATTTGTGTTATTTTTGTTACTTTTGACTGAGGTTTTAAATTTAGGCTTGATTTTTTTGTTATCTCAATCAAATCAAACAAAATCAGTGTCATAAAAGGCAGCTAGTTCTTGTGCTAAAACATAATATGAGTTGGCATCAGAGCGATTAGCTGGTGTTGTAATGTCGATAATATAATCATCCAAACCAAAATATTCAACTGGGTCAGCATCAAGAGGTAATTCATCATCAAGCATCATAACTTCATCAGGATTGAATGGTAATTTAGAAATATCAAAGCCTAATTCATTAAAGTTGCAAAGCATTCCTTGTGATTCAAATCCGGCCATTTTTTTGGAACTAAAAGTTATATCCCCTTTAGATGAACCCACAACAAAAGCGGTTGTGTAGGCGCCTACCTTCGCATTTTTTGCATTCGTTTGAATAACAATACGTTCTTTTGAGAAGAGCTCTAATTCAACAATAGTTAAATTTTTTGAGTTTGGGTTAGGGTAAACATCAACGACCTTAGCAAATCTAACGCCCCGAACATCGCTAAGAGGCGTTATACTTTCAACTTCATAACCTAAATTATTAATGTCTTTTTCAATGCTTAAATCAAGTACTTTATTTGGCATGAACTTATTTAATTCTTTCAATGTTACAATCATTTTTATTCCTTTCTTAAACTAAAATCAATTTTTTTCTTCAATTTTTCATTAATCTTTTTGAAAAAACCAGAATTTTTAAAACAACTTGACCCATGAGCATAACTTAGTGGCGAAGGGTGCGACGTATAAACAATTTGAGCATTTGAAACTAAATTTTCAGCTTGCAAACTTTTAACAATTTTTAAAGCATTTGTACCCCACACGCCAAATATAACATTGGGATTATTTCGCAACACAAATCTAAGCAAATTCGTTGTAAATATTTCTCAGCCAATATCTTTGTGTGCTAGTGGTTCATTTTCACGAACTGTTAATATCGAGTTTATCAATAAAACTCCTTGTTTTGCTCAAGATTCTAGTGAATTGGTTTGAATAATCGAGCTAGGATAATCGTTAATTATTTCTCTAATAATATTTTTAAGTGATGCTGGCGTTTTGATACACGATGTACTGAAGGCAAGTCCATCTGCAACACTTTCTTGATGATAAGGATCTTGACCAATAATAATTAATTTTGTATCTTCAGGCTCAAAATATGTTAGGCATCGAAATCAAAGATTCTCTGGTGGATAAATTTTGTGTGTTTTTTGCTCAATTTTTAGCGACTTTATTAGTTTTTTAAAGTATTCTTGGGTTTTTTCTGTGTTAATAAAATTATTAAATTTATTTTTCAGCATTAAATTGTTTTAACGTTCTTAAATCATTATTATAAAACTCGCGAATATCTTTAATTCCGTATTTAATCATCGCTAATCTTTCAATTCCCATTCCGGCTGCGAAACCATTATATTTTTTACTGTTATATCCAGCTAATTTCATTACGTTTGGATGTAGCATTCCGGCACCTAAGACCTCAATCCAACGACCTTTATAAAAAATATCAACTTCAACACTTGGTTCAGTAAATGGGAAAAAACTTGGACGTAATCTTAACTCTAATTCTTCTTCAAAAACATAGCTTAATAGCGACTTTAATGTTCAAATTAAATTCGGGAAGCTTACCTGACCAACACTTACAAAGTCTAATTGCATAAATTGATGAGAGTGAGTTGCATCGTCTTCATCATTACGATAAACTTTACCAATAGCAAAATTATTCAGTGGTTTATTTGCGTTTTTTTCTAATTCTAGCGCACTTATCCCAGTATTATGGGTGCGAAGAAGTGTTGTCGGATTTAAATAAAGTGAATCATGCATGGCTCTGGCCGGATGGTCTGATGGCATATTTAATTTTTCAAAATTGTAATAATCTGAGACAATTTCACCAGCTTTTGATTCAAAATAACCGTTTTGCGTAAATCAATCACGTAATCTATCACAAATAATTGTTAAGGGGTGCAATGAACCAGGTTTATTTACCGGTGTAGTAACATCAACATATTCACTGGAGATTTGTCTAGAAATCCTTAATTCCTCAATATGTTTTTCAGCCTGTGCGAATAATTGTTCATATTGCTGTTTTAACTCATTTATTTTTTGGCCTATTAATTTTTTTTCCGTACTTGGAGCATTTTTTAATTCATTCTGTAATTTGGCAATTTCACCATCCTTGCCATATACTTTGTTTTTAGCTAATTTAAGTTCTTCAAATGTATTAATTTGTTCTAAATTAATTTTTG
The Mycoplasmopsis californica genome window above contains:
- the glyA gene encoding serine hydroxymethyltransferase, with the translated sequence MYKKIKLIDKDVEKAINKEIKRQNEHIELIASENYVSNDVLKATGSVLTNKYGEGYPGKRYYGGCENVDAIENLAIERLKQLFGVEFANVQPYSGSVANAAALASLAKPGDKIMGLSLNSGGHLTHGYKISFSGIFYKSVSYEVDQNGVLDYEEIKRIAIKEKPVVIICGYSAYPRIVDFKKFREIADACGAKLMADIAHISGLIIAGVHPSPVGYADVITSTTHKTLRGTRGAIIMTNDAEIAKKVDRWVFPGYQGGPLFHAIAGKAVAFGEALKPEFKEYGRSIVANAKMFSEAFINRGVEVVSGKTDNHLFTLNVYKSYGITGKEAEKILGNINITVNKNTIPNDSLSPMVSSGIRIGTAAMTSRKFTKWEQLAEIIHTLLSNFMVIKKDKTLLKELKQKVKDLSAQFPIITEY
- a CDS encoding phenylalanine--tRNA ligase subunit beta, with protein sequence MIVTLKELNKFMPNKVLDLSIEKDINNLGYEVESITPLSDVRGVRFAKVVDVYPNPNSKNLTIVELELFSKERIVIQTNAKNAKVGAYTTAFVVGSSKGDITFSSKKMAGFESQGMLCNFNELGFDISKLPFNPDEVMMLDDELPLDADPVEYFGLDDYIIDITTPANRSDANSYYVLAQELAAFYDTDFVWFDWDNKKIKPKFKTSVKSNKNNTNALSFIQIKLSNSKTNLLDMLFLAKHGIEAKNIWAIDVSNMALIYTGAPTHSYDCSKIESRLKAEIYSGKVNILGNKEIEVNNVLAIVDKNGPVSLACVMGLENSSVDAKSKNILFEIGSFESKLVRHGAKEIKLESASSIQGGRGVNTQMVRFGMQYLQFKSYQDKRSFSNIVGLPAKRKGTSVTQNRKKLALYADCDIKDLKQFSEVEAKLLKLGFKMDKNRVIAPPYRKDIARYEDVIEEYFRFYGYTKFDPKPPLLEPFKVDRRDISKNLLQAMGYNEIITFTLESEQNNKLNPFGFTNDVKLQTFVSKEREVVRNSIITSMLKVAEYNVKRKLDSFSLFEIGMINYNEYTIGLVSNIKDFNEIKQDIINYTKCYDLEFVPFKDNKYIHPNVSAKIFFKGEMIGWIGKIHPAYSQLNLWVAEFKDLPTKKIELFKQYDSTPLKTIDLTFNLELNEPISSKINEINSAHNIYSITQIDTFIIQNVKKITLRITADTTTIDAISSQYN
- a CDS encoding uracil-DNA glycosylase; translated protein: MLKNKFNNFINTEKTQEYFKKLIKSLKIEQKTHKIYPPENLWFRCLTYFEPEDTKLIIIGQDPYHQESVADGLAFSTSCIKTPASLKNIIREIINDYPSSIIQTNSLESWAKQGVLLINSILTVRENEPLAHKDIGWEIFTTNLLRFVLRNNPNVIFGVWGTNALKIVKSLQAENLVSNAQIVYTSHPSPLSYAHGSSCFKNSGFFKKINEKLKKKIDFSLRKE
- the pheS gene encoding phenylalanine--tRNA ligase subunit alpha, which encodes MTKINLEQINTFEELKLAKNKVYGKDGEIAKLQNELKNAPSTEKKLIGQKINELKQQYEQLFAQAEKHIEELRISRQISSEYVDVTTPVNKPGSLHPLTIICDRLRDWFTQNGYFESKAGEIVSDYYNFEKLNMPSDHPARAMHDSLYLNPTTLLRTHNTGISALELEKNANKPLNNFAIGKVYRNDEDDATHSHQFMQLDFVSVGQVSFPNLIWTLKSLLSYVFEEELELRLRPSFFPFTEPSVEVDIFYKGRWIEVLGAGMLHPNVMKLAGYNSKKYNGFAAGMGIERLAMIKYGIKDIREFYNNDLRTLKQFNAEK